From the genome of Nicotiana sylvestris chromosome 2, ASM39365v2, whole genome shotgun sequence, one region includes:
- the LOC104234269 gene encoding MADS-box transcription factor 23 isoform X2 gives MGRGKIVIRRIDNSTSRQVTFSKRRNGLLKKAKELAILCDAEVGLIIFSSTGKLYEFSNTSMKSVIERYNKTKDERQQLHNPVSELKLWQREAEILRQQLQDLQENHRQLMGEELCGLGVKDLTNLENQLEMSLRGIRMKKEQLLKDEIQELTQKGSMMHQENLELYKKAYGTRNANTVNGNTNSPYRFTVSREVHAPIHLQLSQPEPHNFEATAGVSNSR, from the exons atgggaaggggaaagaTAGTGATTCGAAGGATCGATAACTCAACGAGCAGACAAGTGACTTTCTCCAAAAGAAGGAATGGATTATTGAAGAAAGCTAAGGAACTTGCGATTCTTTGCGATGCTGAAGTTGGATTGATCATTTTCTCCAGCACTGGAAAGCTCTATGAGTTTTCTAACACCAG catgaAATCAGTTATTGAACGATATAATAAGACTAAGGACGAACGTCAACAGTTGCACAATCCAGTGTCGGAACTGAAG CTGTGGCAGCGGGAGGCAGAGATATTGCGGCAACAATTACAGGACCTGCAAGAAAATCATCG GCAATTAATGGGGGAGGAACTTTGTGGTCTGGGTGTAAAAGACCTAACAAATCTGGAGAATCAACTGGAAATGAGCTTAAGGGGCATCCGTATGAAAAAG GAGCAACTATTAAAGGATGAAATTCAAGAGCTAACTCAAAAG GGGagcatgatgcatcaagaaaacTTGGAACTCTACAAGAAG GCTTATGGTACAAGGAATGCTAATACAGTGAATGGAAACACCAATTCTCCATATCGCTTCACAGTGAGTAGAGAAGTTCATGCCCCCATCCATCTGCAGCTAAGCCAGCCCGAGCCACACAATTTTGAGGCGACAGCAGGAGTATCCAATTCAAG GTAG
- the LOC104234269 gene encoding MADS-box transcription factor 23 isoform X1, with the protein MGRGKIVIRRIDNSTSRQVTFSKRRNGLLKKAKELAILCDAEVGLIIFSSTGKLYEFSNTSMKSVIERYNKTKDERQQLHNPVSELKLWQREAEILRQQLQDLQENHRQLMGEELCGLGVKDLTNLENQLEMSLRGIRMKKEQLLKDEIQELTQKGSMMHQENLELYKKVNLIRQENAELYKKAYGTRNANTVNGNTNSPYRFTVSREVHAPIHLQLSQPEPHNFEATAGVSNSR; encoded by the exons atgggaaggggaaagaTAGTGATTCGAAGGATCGATAACTCAACGAGCAGACAAGTGACTTTCTCCAAAAGAAGGAATGGATTATTGAAGAAAGCTAAGGAACTTGCGATTCTTTGCGATGCTGAAGTTGGATTGATCATTTTCTCCAGCACTGGAAAGCTCTATGAGTTTTCTAACACCAG catgaAATCAGTTATTGAACGATATAATAAGACTAAGGACGAACGTCAACAGTTGCACAATCCAGTGTCGGAACTGAAG CTGTGGCAGCGGGAGGCAGAGATATTGCGGCAACAATTACAGGACCTGCAAGAAAATCATCG GCAATTAATGGGGGAGGAACTTTGTGGTCTGGGTGTAAAAGACCTAACAAATCTGGAGAATCAACTGGAAATGAGCTTAAGGGGCATCCGTATGAAAAAG GAGCAACTATTAAAGGATGAAATTCAAGAGCTAACTCAAAAG GGGagcatgatgcatcaagaaaacTTGGAACTCTACAAGAAGGTAAACCTCATTCGACAAGAAAATGCAGAATTGTATAAAAAG GCTTATGGTACAAGGAATGCTAATACAGTGAATGGAAACACCAATTCTCCATATCGCTTCACAGTGAGTAGAGAAGTTCATGCCCCCATCCATCTGCAGCTAAGCCAGCCCGAGCCACACAATTTTGAGGCGACAGCAGGAGTATCCAATTCAAG GTAG